Within the Populus trichocarpa isolate Nisqually-1 chromosome 14, P.trichocarpa_v4.1, whole genome shotgun sequence genome, the region AAACAACACTTTAGTTATTACTTAGACCTAATGATAAATGGGGTAGAGGATCGAAATACTGCATCATCACAATGCATTAAGCCAGCATTAAAACTTACAATTGCTGAATATGGACGTTTTGATCCAGCAACAGAATCATAATCACGGGAACGCCCTTCATGGTAACTTGGAGGAGGCCTCTCATACCTTTGATTATAGCCATCATCAGCATAAGCTCTCCTTGCAGATGTGCGAGATGTACTTCTGGGAAGATCAGAATAGCTGGTACCACGAGAAGAGTAGTCCTCTCTATAGGATGGCCGTCTTTCTGGAACAGACCTGGGACCATAATCTACAGCAGGTCTGCTCCTTGGAGAAGGAAGCTCCTCATGCCGAACATATTCCCTTTTGAAGCTACCCTTTGGGTAAGATGGAGCTTTCAGAAGAGCAAAACAAAAGGTATTACTTAAGCATTCACATAACTGGTAAGAGAAACCAATTAGTACAATAGTGAAATTGAAGCTTACGAGGTGGTCTCCTGTCATAGGACCTAGAATGAGGAGCCAGAGGCCTGCTTCTTGCTGGCATGGACATCACAGGAGGACGTCTCTCTCTCAATCCTGGAGACCTCTTTAGACTGACTGGGGGAGCACGAGTTGCAATTCCTCTGACtgggggagcacgagtagagtaGCTATGCTGCAGAGGACGAACCCATGGACCCCTGACAACTCTACTAGCTCCATGCCCAGATTGGAAATCACCACGACTtgcatgttttccttttcccctttgGAGGGGTCTTGATAAGCGGGCCCTAACTTTAACCTGAATTGTGAAATTACCACCATTATAAAATGCAATATGCAACCACGCCAAAACATACAAAAGCATTGATGCAGTAGGTTTAGAACATAATTTGCTCCGAATAAATGACAAACCTTGTTGTCTCCCTCACCCAACTCTACATTGTTGATGCTTTTAGCACATGCCACTGCAGCATCATGAGTGTCAAAGGTAACAAAACCAAAATCCTTTCTCCTGGCAGATGGCATATTCCGTGCAAGCTCAATCTTTTCTATGTTCCCGTATTTCTTCAAAAGCACCCGAAAACGATCCTCGTCCCATGATGCAGGCAGGCCATCAATAAACAGAGTCTTCACCTGAACTTAGACAATACTGTTAGTTGAACCATTCTAAAGTTTAAACGATGCAAACTATGTATACTAACATGTAAGCACCTAAGCACTCTTATGCCCCCATTTTCTCTCGCTGCCACAGTAGCTGCGGCAACCAAAAAGgcatcaaataaaaacatactcAGATAAGATTgcagtataaaattaaaacgaaGTGCACAAAAGATCACCCCATCATGACCTCCCAGCATTGTCCATGCTACAATCAACATGATCTTAACCAAGGATGGACTAGAATTGTACAGATACATCACACTGTACTGTATCAAACAAAAACCCAAGTAGAAATCAAGAGCACTCTGATCCACCACACAAGACACCACAGGTAGCGTAAAGTATAAACTTGCCTTCAATGTACATCAATCATTACTCACTTACAACAAAAGCTATGGACAAATACAGTAACTAGACACAAGATAGACAGCACCAAATATTGCAGCATACAGAGTACTAGATACAGTTGATACAGTCTTAgatgaaatataaattttaagcaTATcagttaaataaatatttacctGTGCCATGATTTCATCACCAGGACCAATGAAGGAATCTGCAAAAGATACCTTTGCAGGCCTATCCACTCCAAATAAAACATCTCTCTTCTGAAGACGCTTAAAAGCATTCATAGCATCTGACCGAGAAGAAAATTCCAGAAACGCAAACCCCCGATTCATTCCCAAGTTGTTACTATCTTCTACCAGGGTCAAATCCTCAACATTCTCAACTCCATAGTGtttcaatttctctttcaactGGGGCCACAGTCAACAACCAAAAGTGTGAGGAACATGACAACTCTCAATAATTACTGATGAAGAAAACTGGATGCTTGACAGTGACACTATATACTTACAGCTTCCTTTGTCCATGTCTTGCAAATGTTACCCAGAAAAAGGGTGTCACTGTCTTGACTTGGAGTAACACCACATTGTTTCCCATTGATCTGGAATTCAGTCattaaataacatatttaaCGTATAGTGAACTTACTAGTTATTCCAAAATTCAACATGATCAAAAAATTACCACTGGGTTTTTGAGCTCTGTCACAGCTCGTTTTGCTTGCTCGACAGTTGCAAAACGCAAGAATGCAAaccctttgtttttcttagtcTGGGGGTTCATCATTAGCCTGGCTTCGGTAACCTCACCAACACGGCTGAATACTTTCCGAAGATCATCCTCAGTAGCATCCTTGTCTAAACCACCAACAAATATTTCAAACTCCTTCCGCTTGCGTCTCTCCTTAAACACCTCATGGTGCTCATCCTCTTCCTCCACGTCAGCCATCTCAGCACGTTCAACTTCCTCACCAGCATGCTCATCATCCTCTTCACCCTCAAGTTCTTCAGGAACCTCTTCCAATTCCTCCTCAACTAAATTACCCTCTTCCTCTTCACCAGCATTCTCCTCATGTTCTTCCTCAAATTCATCTTCCACCTCCTGAACATCctcttgttcaatttccttATCATCATAATCCACCCCGCCATATTCTTCATGTTCATATTCCGGTTCATTATCATCAAAATCTAACCTCTCATCTTTTTCATACTCGTCTACAGGCTCCTTGACCCCGTCCTCTTCTGCCATGAAAAAAAGAGTAGGTGATCCAGACCAGCCATGAAACACTCAAACCCTCCACTatcctcaaaaaataaaaaataactataacccACTTTATTAAAGAAATCTTTCCTATAACCCTGAATCCTTCCATGGTTAGATAGATACTCTGTCAATGAATTATACCCTGTGGTAGGTACTTGGTTACTTCCTTTTGTAACCAAactaatttttacttgaaacttGAGAAACACGACTAGATATAAAACACACGAATTCTAATGAAAGCAGCTCACTCCCAAAACATCaagcaaatttatttttttacggtGCACAGTTTGTCTACTTGCTGGTTTTGATGGTAATAGAACTACGAAACACAAAATTGATATACAATCAAATCAATCATATTATTACTGGAAACCCACGATCTAAAACAGCTATTATCAAACAAAGATACCAATAAATCCTCaatttaagatttaaacttTCACAAATTTCAACAAAGGAACACAGAATTAGAACCTCAAATCAGATTAGATTCTGAAAAAGACACAAATTTTCACAAATTTCAGCGAAAAGGACACACAGAGCCGCACACAACAAACTATAAATCCCAAAAGATCCAAACCAAACACgaaaattagaaacaaaaacactTACTTTTCAAAGAAGCTGATCCATTCGCGTCCACATCagcttcaatttcatcttctccATCTTTCTTCTCTTCAGTAAATAATTTGTCTTCAACAACCacaatctcctcctcctccatagcCACAGGTTTCTCGTCAACCACCGTCTGTTTCTCCTCCAAATTCAACGCCTCCTCCGCCGTTTCTGGCTGTTGCTGATTCTGCACCTTCCTCACCGTTCTTTTCTTCGCAGCCGCTGCCGCTCCTCTCTTCAACGTTCGTGGAGGCATCGTTTACAGTAGATTAATTTAAACTCAGACTcgcagaaataaataaataaaaaaaccctgatTGATCTCTAAATAGCCAAAATCTCTcaaatttgaagataaaaaaccctaaatcgaAATTCAACTGGAGGAAATTGGGAGATTAGACAACCCTGGGTCTTAATATATACGTGACAGTAAAGAGTTTAGGCGCAGGTGCTCGACTTCTCGTGCGGGTTTTTTATGTGTGGTACGTGGAGAGATGTAATTGGTATGAGCTAGTGCGCTTTTTTAATAAGGGCAAACTAATGTTTAGTCCCTGAGGATTTAGAAACATTACGCGTTGATTCCTATGATCTAACATTTCACATTATCAATTCTGATGTTTCCCAAGAGTTCCAATTTTAACCCTAAACCTTGAatgcccttttttttcttctgtcttttacttattcatttttttatcttatcatttctttaaaaatatctttttatatatatatatatatatatagaaattagaAGATTATGGTGAATCCACTTcgcaaattattattttttcttggatataataTTAGGTTTGAGTTTCTAGGAAATTATAGTTGGGTTGTTgtatttgttattgtttgtaATACATTCAATGTATTTATGGACAATTAATGTTCCAAATACAATATATCAATTTAGTAACGGGTTAgtatataatataaatgatataatttaataGTTATGTTTGGTGTAGGTtaagcaagaaaataaacatggttgttgaagaatataaaattttatttgtgctCAGTGCATTATCCTTATTAATAGaaatgataatttcatcaaaactcaaTGGATATCGACTTGACCTTATAAGTAATGGACAAGAAATGAATATCATCAAACTTGACCTGAAACCCGCTCGAGCCtaacctaaaatatatatttgtattatataaatatatttatattttttaatatattatgatatatacatatttcaatattaatataacaCTAATTAGGGATCGAGTTGGTAACTTCTGAAAGCATCAAAGTTATATTGCAAACTTTTATTCAATAGAGACTggagcataatattttttttaacttagaggatgaaaataaatatagtttagCAGTCAAAGAAAAGTTGTTTAAGACTGGTGGTTTATCAACTCTGACTGATGACGTGTGCTGAATGACTCCCTTGCTTGCTCGCTGCCGGGTTCTCGAGGAAGCTACAGTTCGAGAAtcggtaaaattattttttaattaaaataatatattttttattttttaaaatttattttttatattaatatattaaaacaattttaaaatattaaaaaaacattttaaaactaaaaaaataatttttaaaaaaaacacgattaaattataatactaaataaagcCTAATATCAAGGATTCTTCAAAGCCTAAAATTCATttctatattaaataatttttttaaaatacaaaaaatcaacaGTAAAGGATTGAAATTCATAAACCGAGGAGGTGGATGTTATTTACCTAGAGTATCATTTAAGAAGTTTTAAATGCGGACAACTGCACGGTTGGGTATTCatgaaactttattattttgaaaaatttataatttaagacTCAAGTGAATTCAACAAATATGCAAATATAAGAGCGAGAATActgtttattttatagaaagtaatttttaaaaaaatatttttaaaaaatattttaagtttatttattattaaaaaaattgatcaatataaaatatttttcaatcaaagtaaaatttaatttagttttcaaaaaaatattttcattttattttgggagaaaaatactttctagaagttgtggaaaattctaaaaaatcttattatttgttgattatatcaaattttatccttaatcttttgattgctatatattttattttgaataattttttttatttcatcattaagaattttatttaatctgatttttatatcaactttggttctattttttattgttatttgcttttctcttgttattttttaattaaaaatttttatctatcattttttgtctatattttttttattactatttatttttatttgaaataatttatgaaattgtatatttttttaatttaattattttttaattttttatctattgaatttgttctttattattttaattattatttattttatttgaaataatttatataattattatttttttcaatttcatatttcaatttttttatctatgagATTTCATCTTcgttaatttaataaacttaaaaaaatttataatttattttttaatttatttttcatgacatgatcaaaattaaaaagtattttctaatttattttctgtaacattatctaacattaaaaaataatttactttttaagaattatttactaaaaaaaactatttttcgatctaataaaaaaaaacatatccaaaTTGAAGTGTAAATTGactgttaatttttgttctggTTATCTCTAATGAATAGCAAAATAACCTTAAACTAAACATTATTTTCCCAAGAATCCAAACATCCAAAGTGTCCTGTCCAACTGAAAGGCACAGTTACAGTACTATGAGCTGCAGCTGCTTCAGCACTAGTCGCCTTAAACTTCTTCCAATCACGAAGGACTGCAGTTAAATCCTTAATCTTGGCATTTATACTCCGACAGCAATTAGCATGGACAGTGATTACTGCCTTAATATCCTTGCTATCTTCGCAAAACCCACTAAAGTAGACAGTGTCCAAGAACCTTGCTTGAAGGCCCAGTTGCCCAAACATTCCCTCGTCCATCAGGTCAAAGAACACATCTTGCTCTTTTTTGCCTGTAGAATTGTCTTTCCTGCCATACCAGGCATCAAACAATGAGACTGTCTTGTTGTTTGATCTAATATAGTAGAAGCCTGTGTTGATGGGATTCTTTTCAGATTCTGGGTTGCCATTAAACCGGTCAGTAGTAATTTCGAGGTCCAAGCTTTCGTTATAAATGCTTAGCCTTGAAAGAGGGTTCCTTAGCCACATTACATCAGTATCCTGTCACAAAAATTCGGATCAGTCATTAgca harbors:
- the LOC18105096 gene encoding uncharacterized protein LOC18105096 isoform X1, giving the protein MPPRTLKRGAAAAAKKRTVRKVQNQQQPETAEEALNLEEKQTVVDEKPVAMEEEEIVVVEDKLFTEEKKDGEDEIEADVDANGSASLKKEDGVKEPVDEYEKDERLDFDDNEPEYEHEEYGGVDYDDKEIEQEDVQEVEDEFEEEHEENAGEEEEGNLVEEELEEVPEELEGEEDDEHAGEEVERAEMADVEEEDEHHEVFKERRKRKEFEIFVGGLDKDATEDDLRKVFSRVGEVTEARLMMNPQTKKNKGFAFLRFATVEQAKRAVTELKNPVINGKQCGVTPSQDSDTLFLGNICKTWTKEALKEKLKHYGVENVEDLTLVEDSNNLGMNRGFAFLEFSSRSDAMNAFKRLQKRDVLFGVDRPAKVSFADSFIGPGDEIMAQVKTLFIDGLPASWDEDRFRVLLKKYGNIEKIELARNMPSARRKDFGFVTFDTHDAAVACAKSINNVELGEGDNKVKVRARLSRPLQRGKGKHASRGDFQSGHGASRVVRGPWVRPLQHSYSTRAPPVRGIATRAPPVSLKRSPGLRERRPPVMSMPARSRPLAPHSRSYDRRPPPPSYPKGSFKREYVRHEELPSPRSRPAVDYGPRSVPERRPSYREDYSSRGTSYSDLPRSTSRTSARRAYADDGYNQRYERPPPSYHEGRSRDYDSVAGSKRPYSAIDDIPPRYADAGARHSRPRLDYELGSRASQYGDAYSDRLGRSAVGYGGSRNSISSQDSHGMYSSRQGMGYGGSYGGSDGGMYQSSYSGDYMSRGGDVGGSSYSSMYSSRGMGSSNYMGTGSSGSYY
- the LOC18105096 gene encoding uncharacterized protein LOC18105096 isoform X2; protein product: MPPRTLKRGAAAAAKKRTVRKVQNQQQPETAEEALNLEEKQTVVDEKPVAMEEEEIVVVEDKLFTEEKKDGEDEIEADVDANGSASLKKEDGVKEPVDEYEKDERLDFDDNEPEYEHEEYGGVDYDDKEIEQEDVQEVEDEFEEEHEENAGEEEEGNLVEEELEEVPEELEGEEDDEHAGEEVERAEMADVEEEDEHHEVFKERRKRKEFEIFVGGLDKDATEDDLRKVFSRVGEVTEARLMMNPQTKKNKGFAFLRFATVEQAKRAVTELKNPVINGKQCGVTPSQDSDTLFLGNICKTWTKEALKEKLKHYGVENVEDLTLVEDSNNLGMNRGFAFLEFSSRSDAMNAFKRLQKRDVLFGVDRPAKVSFADSFIGPGDEIMAQVKTLFIDGLPASWDEDRFRVLLKKYGNIEKIELARNMPSARRKDFGFVTFDTHDAAVACAKSINNVELGEGDNKVKVRARLSRPLQRGKGKHASRGDFQSGHGASRVVRGPWVRPLQHSYSTRAPPVRGIATRAPPVSLKRSPGLRERRPPVMSMPARSRPLAPHSRSYDRRPPPPSYPKGSFKREYVRHEELPSPRSRPAVDYGPRSVPERRPSYREDYSSRGTSYSDLPRSTSRTSARRAYADDGYNQRYERPPPSYHEGRSRDYDSVAGSKRPYSAIDDIPPRYADAGARHSRPRLDYELGSRASQYGDAYSDRLGRSAVGYGGSRNSISSQDSHGMYSSRQGSYGGSDGGMYQSSYSGDYMSRGGDVGGSSYSSMYSSRGMGSSNYMGTGSSGSYY